One Bradyrhizobium manausense DNA segment encodes these proteins:
- a CDS encoding S49 family peptidase has product MAEQLNDRENSGLADKLLQYLPARFRPGTAVVPVVRLSGVIGAVTPLRPGMSLAGVARVLERAFAYRNAKAVALVINSPGGSPVQSRQIYLRIKQLAAEKKLPVLVFVEDVAASGGYMIACAGDEIFCDPSSILGSIGVVGGSFGFQEAIKRLGIERRLYTAGAHKAMLDPFLPENPDDVAKLKALQREIHQIFIGLVKESRGARLKGADETLFTGEYWAGETSIALGLADGIGDIRSTLRARYGEKVLTPVIAQPTGLLSGLLGRKSPGASQLSAMESMASLPDELISAVETRAIWAKFGF; this is encoded by the coding sequence ATGGCCGAACAATTGAACGATCGCGAAAATTCCGGCCTGGCCGACAAGCTCTTGCAATATCTGCCAGCACGTTTCCGGCCGGGCACGGCGGTCGTGCCGGTTGTGCGGCTGTCAGGCGTCATCGGCGCGGTGACGCCGCTGCGTCCGGGCATGTCGCTCGCGGGCGTCGCGCGGGTGCTGGAGCGGGCGTTCGCATACCGGAACGCCAAGGCGGTGGCGTTGGTGATCAATTCGCCCGGCGGCTCGCCGGTGCAGTCGCGCCAGATCTATCTGCGCATCAAGCAACTCGCGGCCGAGAAGAAGCTGCCGGTGCTGGTGTTCGTCGAGGACGTTGCGGCCTCCGGCGGCTACATGATCGCCTGCGCCGGCGACGAGATCTTTTGCGATCCGTCCTCGATCCTCGGCTCGATCGGCGTGGTCGGCGGCAGCTTCGGCTTCCAGGAGGCGATCAAGCGGCTCGGCATCGAGCGGCGGCTGTATACGGCCGGTGCGCACAAGGCGATGCTCGATCCGTTCCTGCCGGAAAACCCTGACGACGTTGCCAAGCTGAAGGCGCTTCAGCGCGAGATCCACCAGATCTTCATCGGGCTGGTGAAGGAGAGCCGGGGCGCGCGGCTCAAGGGCGCCGACGAGACCCTGTTCACCGGCGAGTACTGGGCCGGCGAGACGTCGATCGCACTCGGGCTCGCCGACGGCATTGGCGATATCCGCTCAACTCTTCGTGCCCGCTATGGCGAGAAGGTTCTCACCCCCGTGATTGCGCAGCCGACCGGGCTGCTGTCCGGCCTGTTGGGGCGGAAATCGCCTGGCGCGAGCCAGCTTTCGGCCATGGAATCAATGGCCAGCCTGCCGGATGAGCTGATCTCGGCGGTTGAAACGCGGGCGATTTGGGCGAAATTCGGGTTCTAG